The window CCAAACTAGGGGAAAATCTGTTTTGCCAGTCTGCCACAGAAACTGGCAACGCCTAGACCAGCTGGTGCCTATAACATCAAaactcctcttccccttccctgagGTGGTTTTGGAGGTTGAGTCAATTAATTCTTCTTGGTAAAATAGTAATAAAGTAAAatagtaataatagtaataaataacatttaaatgaATGTTGGatttgggggaaaaaattaagACAAGTAACAGAATAGTCTTTGAATCcttgatatagggttgccaggtccaatgatCGTGCTGacaggagaaagagagggagtTTCTGGGAGCTGGAGGCAGAGCACTGCAATAtgctgacatcacccagaaataacGTCAGCACATTGGTAGTGTTGTGTGGCAATGCTCTGATCTgaggggcaaaactctatggtgaaatcgccctcaaaccatagaagaaaactgtagatttatactccacccttctctctgaattagagtctcagagcagcttacaatctcctatatcttctcttccacaacagacaccctgtgaggcaggtggggctgagagagttctcccagaagctgccctttcaaggacaactctgtgagagtcacagttgacccaaggccattccagcaggtgcaagtggaggagtggggaatcaaacctggttctcccagataagagtctgcgcacttaaccactacaccaaactggcttacataGGGTTTTGCCCCCAAAGCAGAGCGTCACTGTGCGACAttgccaacatgatgacatcacttccgtgtgacatcagcacatcgcatgggggggtgggatttccccccaaaaaaacaggggatcctctgcccccagctggggaatGACATCCCTCCCTTAATAGTCAGTCAGATCTGttgtggagatttgtgggtggtaGGAAACTGGACTTGCCCTACAACAGGGGAAAAATTAATTaagtattccttgaaggtctctctgtATCCACTTCTAGAATACTCCAGTGCAAATCTCCCATATATATGTGTACAGGGCCCCCACATGGGAGGGATGAATACACCCAGGCTGCAATCCCCATTACTACGAGGAGAAATTTATGATAAATTTGCATGTGGGgggggataaataaataaaatctaattATACCTGAGGATATCTATAGAAACTGATTTCCTTGTATCTATTGTCCATATCTTGTGAAGTTTGGTGGTGCCCGTCAGAAGCAGTGTTTGAGTTTGCTGGTGCCAGTCAGAAGCAGTGTTGGAGCAGGAGTCTTAAGCAACATGCTGAACTTATGGGCCTCCTGGCTCAATCGTTTTGAGAACTACCAGACCCAGAATTCCTTTTTCGCATAAACAGGAGGGAAGGACATCTGGTGGGAAGGGCAAAATAATGCAGTATAAGACAGTAGGACCAAGTGCTGCTCTTTAGAAATAAaaggaaccatgttggatcaagctaagagaagccatgttggatcaggctaatggcgcATCCAgaccaacaccctgtgtcacacagtattcaaaaaaaacaggtgccatcaggaggtccacaagtggggccagaactccggaagacctcccactgttgcccttccaagcaccaagaatacagagcatcactgtgccaagaaaacagagcatcaccggTAGGATTTGTAGGCCCAGAACACACACAAAGATCACCTCCTCCTAATTTGGTTGTCTTGCTTCCATCTGCCAACCAGATACGTGATGATAGGCACTGGAATGAATTACTGGGAATCTGCCTGGTAAGCCTACTGGGTTTTATTAATATAAACAACAAAAGTGGGCATTTTTCAGAAATGtcaaatatgattttttttgtagcaggaacgcctttgaatatagggttgccaggtccaattcaagaaatatctggggactttgggggtggagccaggggactttggggttggagccaggatacattgggggtagagtcatgagcaaggttggaacaagtacaactgaactccaaagggagttctggccatcacactgaaagggactgcacaccttttcaatgccttccctccattagaaataatgaaggataggggcaccttctttgggggctcacagaattgccccccctggtccaatccttttgaaacttggagggtgttttgaggaaaggcatcagatgctatactgaaaatttggtgctcaaagaacatccccccccccgagccccagatacccacggataaattccccattattccctatgggaataattctccatagggaataatagagtgccccgtagacatttctctcttgccccccaccccgctttctaaagcgggggggggcctccaaaccggggaatcccctgcccccccctcttatgcacgcacacatatatacacacacacacacacttactgggtttggttcctccacaacttcaCTTGCTctgaaagcgaaagcaaaacaaatggagggtctgtgctctgacgaaattgctgttgacccttccccatgaagcacttcctgtttcctgctcaactttaaaggcacacatttttaaaacagacctgtttgcaggtttctggaggtacatggtgactgtggggatggggcttccccccgccggccagctggctaggggtgggggaaagcctgtaagactgggggatcccctgctgggacctggggattgggaagcctatttgaatattaggccacacaaccctgatgtagccaatcctcctggagctataagaagagccctgtaagctcttggaagattggctacaaagaggggtgtggcctaatatgcaaaggagttcctgcgaccaaaaaagccctgcaaatatgtAACAGTAATTTCATAACTGAAACTTTTTCCCCACAGTTCATGAGATTGTATGTATGAAGTGGAGGTTTAGGGTGTCAGGATGCGCATGGAGCCAGTGTTGTAAGTTTGTACAGGGCTCAAATAAATACTGCTCGGGCTCTGTATGCCTCTTTAATTcaattctttttatttctcatcTTCAAAGAGCTTTGCAAGCTGCATACTCAAGTGTCCAGTCCTGTATCCAGAAATATAGTACCAGCAatagaacaaactttgagtcctgtggcaccttgaagatcacCAATGTTTCATTCTGGGAATAAGCTTTAGTACGCATGCATCAGCGCattaagtgtgcatgcacatggaagtttatgcccagaattagacttcattggtcttaaaggtgccactggactcaaacttagttctgttgcttcagaccaacatggctatccaagATGAATCTATTTTCATTACAGTGCCAGCGAAATGGAGCAAACATGAAACCTCTCTGCCTGAGGGATGTTGCTGTGGCTACCCTTGGGAGATGTGGGCCCCTGAATTGTTGTTCAGACCTCCTCCTTGCAGCCTGCCAAAGGAAGTGCCCGTCTTACTCCTCCCCTACCCTTACTGTCATcctagaagggacctccagggtcatctagtccagcctcctgcacaatgcaggaaattcaaaaatacctccccccaccccacacacatacaccccagtgaccccctgtccatgcccagaagatggcaaaaaagctccaggatccctggctaaactggcctggaggaaaattgtttcctgaccccaaagtggcaatcggcatttccctgggcatataagaaaaggCCCTGAGAACTAACTCtaatgcaacctttcctgcccccccccccatcttgatccgcctaagttcacagaatcagcattagtgtcagatggccatctcaaaaacctccaaaggacagcccaccaccagtgttccctctaagctgtggagtctggtgagcaaaaattctgcttggtgagctactggaataaagttgtgagctactggcaataaaactcaacagatccaagtgggcagccttgttggtctgaagtagttgaagaAAGCAGgattcaagttgcacctttaggaccaaccaagttttattcagaacgtcagctttcgtgtgctctctaagcacacttcatcagacgaggggatcaggtattgtgggctgaaatacaagcagtttgttgattgaGAGTGCAGACTggtcacatggtaaaacagtgcggcttggccatttggtctggatagccataaaaggtaataaagtcctctgccacttggtgtttctgtaaatctaggtgaatcacaaaattaggtggactacaactaggaaatacacgtccttttgtgattcacctagatttacagaaacgccgattggcagaggactttattaccttttatggctatccagaccaaatggccaagccacactggtttatcaTGTGATCAGCCTGCACGCTTAATCaacactgcttgtatttcagcccacaatacctgatcccctcgtctgatgaagtgtgcttggagagcacacgaaagctgacgttcggaataaaacttggttggtcttaaaggtgccacttgacttctgctttcttcaacgacttcagaccaacacggcctgCCCACTTGCATCTGtcaataaaattgtgagctactgcataaattactttgctctgggaccatttttcctgagccaagacaaaactgtgtgagccagaggctcaaaaaaatgtgagctagctcacactaactctgcttagaggggacactgcccaccacctcccgaagaagcctgttccaccaaagAACCACTCTGCCAGGAAAGTCTTCCTGacgttgagccaaaaactctttcgatttaatcgAAACCCGTCGGTTCAGATTAAATCGAGGGTTTTCGGCTAAGCATCCTGCCCCTGTCCCTTGTGCCTCTCTGCTCAGCAAGCGTCTCTTCCTACCGGCAACGGTGCACTTCCACCGAGTTCCGGCACTGTCTGCACTTGACGGCGCAGCACCAGCGGAACTTGCAGCTGCACCTCTCGACCACTTCCGCCTGCGCCGTGCGGAAGCCCCGGCCGCAGCACAGCAGCTCACAGCCGTCCATGGCGGCTGAAGTCCGGTTGCAGTGCCGGCCCGAGGTGCCGAAGATCCCTCCGTGTGGGTCCCAGTTGCAGAAGTCGGGGCTGGCTGCCAGGTAGACCAAGTCATGAGTGCCGTAGGGCTTGAAGCGGGAACTCTTGGGCACCAGCAGCTTCCGGGAGCCCACGCGTTTTGGATGGACTTCGGTGGCCCCTTCAAACTTGTCCCTCAGGATGTTGCCCACTTTACGGAACGGGGACATGACCTTCCAGCACGTGCGGATCTCGCAGGAGCCTGACACCCCGTGGCACTTGCATTCGATCTTCATGTGGGACAGGATGGCCTGGAAATCAGAGAGCAAAGAATCCGGTGGGACCTCCAAACTGGTTACCAGCACCACCcccttaagagccctgtggtgcagagcggtcagctgcagtactgcagtccaagctctgctcatgacccgcgttcgatcccggcagaagctgggttcaggtagccggttccaggttgactcagccttccatccttctgaagttggtaaaatgagtacccagcttgctgggggacaaAGActggtagatgactggggaaggcaatggcaaaaaagcaaaaggtagtcccctgcgcaagcaccagtcgtttccgactctggggtgacgttgctttcgcaacattttcatggcagacttttttatgaggtggtttgccattgccttccccagtcatctacgctttccccccagcaagatgggtcctcattttaccgacctcggaaggatggaaggctgagtcaacctggagccggctacctgaaccagcttccgctgggatcgagctcaggtcgtgagcagagggctccgactgcagtactgcagccttaccactctgcttTACCACAATGCTTTActacaatggcaagccaccccgtaaaaagtctgccaagaaaacgccgtgatgtgacatcaccccatgggtcagtaacgactcggtgcttgcacaggggactacctttaccgccACCCCTCTGAGACTGAATCATGCCTTAAATCAACAAGCTTCCATTGCACATGGAGAAGGGCAAGGGGGAAAGGGTCCCCATGCCATACCATACTATTATTATTCACCAAAAAGATTTCCAAGCGGAGGGCTCCAGCTCATAAAGCCACAGAGCAAGAATTCCTCAGAAAGCTGCAGAACTTGGACTCTCGAAAGTGGGCGAGTGTCTTGCTGTGGTAAACAGTGGAGCTGCTTCAGATGCTGGATTATCACAAGGTAGGCAGGTAACCAGTTGTGGTTCTGGATTAGGAAGTGGATCACACTTTTCCTTGTATTCCCTTAGAACAGgcgtgtcaaacgtgtggcccaggggctgaatcaggcccctggagggctcctatcaggcccgcaagcaagtttgcttccttctccatctctcttgcttccttcagttgtCAAAGACTGTTAAATGCCCCagagagccccagagagcactgcgatccagcacACAAAACctcctggaagtacctgggccaaaggaggccaagctaaaaataaccagagagcaggccttctctataaaagcaccccaatggtggaaccagctgccggaagaggtgcgggccctacggggcATTAGCCAATTccatagggcgtgcaaaaccgccctcttccggctagccttccaagatagaacctgaaataaacaccatgccatcactaacatcaatatAACCGAGATAGCAATaaaatgagattattttagattgattttagacttttatattatgtaaacttaatggtaaattttaaatggtatagaaatgtataattgttttattgttcaacatggcttttgccacaccctgtaagccgccctaagcttgccccggcggggagggcggggtataaataaaattttattattattattattattataaatcaaATGCTGCAGGagcgctaatcttttaagcatgttttatttaaagggtttaaaaaaacaaaaaacacctttaattgtgtttgtctgtgtccgttataaagtttatgtctctgccacccggcattacattttatgacacacacggcccagcccggcccgacaagatctcatttgtgtcagatccagccctcataacgaatgagtttgacacccctgccttcgAAGCTCACTGATTCATAAACCTTGAGCAGCGGAAAATACTTGTTCCTTATTTTTTGAATGCAAAGACTAAAAGGGCTGAAACGTATTTTGCAATTACTAAGGTAAACCTGGGAACCTTTAAGAGCCAGGGTTTCTGAAATATAAGGGGACGGTTGATTAATTACAGGCTTAATGCAGTGATCTCCTTATATTTTCAAAGAACCTGCATTTGAGACATTTCCGTTTCAGATTGCAGGTAATGCTTTTTAACGTTCCTCTCTGTatgaacaaaaaacaaaaccttgcAAATGGAAAAATAGCTCAGCAGGGAAAGGACTGGACTCTTTTCTCTCATGCGTTACCCTGTTCAGTTGCAGGTAGCTTTTCATATAGGGGAACAGCTAAAAATTCTCTTCCAtgtgcaccccctccccacctataGGCTGGAGTGGTACAGTCTACTTTACCTCCTCTGGATGCTACCATCTGACTCTGTGGCATGGGGTGAGGCTGGGAACATCATCTGGATGGGCTCAGTGAAATCATCTGGGCATGCTCAGTAAAGATGTTGCCCTAACCCTGCTTGTAGTACTGTCAGGACTGGAAATCTGATGCCTAAGGGGGTAGGTGGGGAACCTGTTGAAAAAGCAGGCTGGGCATGGTGGTAGGTGTGTTATCCTCTGGCACGGTGATAGCCTGAGACATTCTGGTGCCGGAACCGGAAAATCCACTCCCTGCAATCAGCTGCACCATCAGTAGCCAGCAGAATACCAAACCACTCCCAAGAGAACACAGTCCACTAGGAAATTCCCCATAGCGATGCTCTTACGCAGCTCATTCCTTTCAGTGGGGCTTGCACCAAGGCACTTGCTGTGCcccatgcagggctggccctaggctgtctggcacccgaggcaaggctaacttctaccgccccccccccccatataaggacataagagaagccctgttggatcaggccagtggcccatccagtccaacactctgtgtcacagaagaacataagagaacccctgttggatcaggccagtggcccatccagtccaacactctgcgtcacataagaacataagagaagccctgttggatcaggccaatggcccatccagtccaacactctgtgtcacataagaacagaagagaagccctgttggatcaggccagtggcccacccagtccaacactctgtgtcacataaggacataagagaagccctgttggatcaggccaatggcccatccagtccaacactctgtgtcacataaggacataagagaagccctgttggatcaggccagtggtccatccagtccaacactctgtgtcacataagagaagccctgttggatcaggccaatggcccatccagtccaacattctgtgtcacataagaacataagagaagccatgttggatcaggccagtggcccatccaggccaacactctgtgtcacataaggacataagagaagccatgttggatcaggccagtggcccatccaggccaacactctgtgtcacataaggacataagagaagccctgttggatcaggccaatggcccatccaatctaacactctgtgtcacacagtggccaaaaaacccaggtgccatcaggaagtccgtCAGTAAGGCCAAGACACCAgaggccctcaccctgttgcccctccccagcaccaatacactgataacgtcactgagtcacatgggggggtgcccaatttggcgcacccGGATGGTCGGCACCCTaagcagtcacctagtttgcctagtggtagggccagccctggctccaTGGGTCCGTATTTGCTGGTTTTCTGCTCTGCCAAAATCTGATGCCCAAAATCTGACACCTGAGGAAAACTGCTTCACAGTCCATGGTGAAGGGAGTCCGCGGTTCAGAGGTAGAGCATTTGTTTTGCATGCAggaatcccaggttcagtccttacaatgggttgccaactctgggttgggaaattcctggagggatGCAGCCTGGAAAGtaggatttgggaaggggggcTTCAGCCAGGtataacactagggttgccagctccaggcttgggaaatacctggggatttcagaggtggagcctgagaagagtggggcttgggggaagaagaagaatctcctttaccttccttccccacaacagacatcctgtgaggtgggggtggggctgagagagctctcacagaagctgccctttcaagaactcctgcgagagctatggctgacccaaggccattccagcagctgcaagtggaggcgtggggactcaaacccggttctcccagataagagtccgcgcacttaaccactacaccaaactggaagagtccaccttccaaagccattttctccaggtgaactgatctctgccgcctggagatcagctataatagtGGGAGACGTCTAGTcacttcctggaggttggcagctttaCATCACACTCTCCAATGCAGTCACTGTTTCCAGACgatctgatctctgttgtctggagatcagctttaattctgggagatctcccggcctcacctggagattggcaaccttaggcggcatctccagttgaaggatcTCAGGAGCAGGTGCACAGAAGGGCTTTTCTCTGTCTCTTACTCTggaggagaaccactgccagttgGAGCAGTAGACAATGCTACTGTGGGCCAATTGCTTATCACAAGCTCCTCGCGTTCCCCTAGGTAGGGATGCCGGCCTCTAGGGCCTTgaggaatcccccagaattacaactcctctccagatgacagagatcagttctcctggaaatggatgcttttggaggatggactctaaggaactgtgccccactgaggtccctgtcttccccaggctccatccccaagtctctaggagtttcccaacctggatccggcaactagggttgccatgtctgtgttgtaaaatacctggagactttggggatggatccaggggcctcagcgtggtacaatgccatagagtccaccttcttcctcgggaggcggtgggctctctttccctggaagtttttaaacagaggctagacggccatctgacagcaatgccgatcctgtgaacttatttgtgaagttcctgcattgtgcagggggctggactagatgtccTTGGGGGGCACCCTTCCAACTCGCCGATTCCAatacggccattttctccaggggagctgatctctgccaactggagctcagttgtaaaagtgggagctctccaggccccacctggaggctggcaaccctacgacaACTCTACTGCccacatcccccaccagtggccaggggaacCTGTCAACCCTTCCTCTAGGAGACccaccacctagggttgccaagttcaactcaagaaatatctggggactttgggggtggagccaggagactttgggggtggaggcaggagcaagggtgtgacaagcataatggaactccaaaggtagttctagccatcacatttaaagggaccgcacaccttataaatgctttccctccattggaaataatgaaggataggggcacctccttttggggctcatagaattgggccccccggcggtgttccctctaagctgagttagtgtgagccagctcacaattttttagccttcagctcacacatttttgtctcagctcaggaaaaacggccctagagcaaactgatttatgcagtagctcacaactttaatgccagtggctcacaaagtagaatttttgctcacaagagtccatagcttaaagggaacattgtcgtctcccccccaccacccctccaatctttttgaaacttgggggggggtgttttgaggagaggccccagatgctatgctgaatatttggtgcctctacctcaaaaaacagcccctccccagaactccagatacccttagatcaattctccattattccctatgggaatcggtctccatgggaAATAACGGAacgcccagcaggcatttctctcctgccctcccccgctttccgatgaccctgaagcaggtgaGAGCCTCCAAATtgagggatctcctgcccccacctggggattagcaaccctaccacCACCAGGAAAACATTATCACGTGTGGCTCAGTCCCGAGCTACCCGGTGTTAAGGCCCCTACTTGgatttagggttgctaagtccaatttaagaaatatctggggactttgggggtggagccaggagactttggggggtggagccaggagacattaggggtggagtcaagatcaaggctgtgacaagcataattgaacttcaaagggagttctggccatcacatttaaagggatggcacaccttttcaatgccttccataggaaataatgaaggataggggcaccttcttttggcgctcatagaattggaccccctggtccaatcgttttgaaacttgggtatattttggggagaggcactagatgctgtactgaaaatttggtgcctctacctcaaaaaacagcccccccccccgagccccagatacccgtggatcaattctccattattttctatgggaataaatctccgtagggaataacagagttcccagcagacatttccctcccctcccccctccccccccccccgctatttgatgaccctgaagcgggagggggggccctccaaaccgggggatcccctgcccccacctggggattggcaaccctacttggattAGATTTGCTCCAAACTAGCCAGTGGATATTTCCCAAAGCAGCTGCCTGCCCTGATGAACCCGAGCGCTCCCAGGCAGTCCCCTCGCTTCCGAACCGCCTCCTTACCTTCCTCCCGGCTTCGTTGTTGTGCAAATTCATGAGCGCCCGGCTGGAAGAGGCTCCGCGGCTCCGCTCTGGGCCGTCCACGAAGGCCTGGGAGAAGGCGAGGCCGTAGGAGAGGTTGTCCGAGCAGCCAGACCACTGGAACCCTGTCGGGGAAAGCCCAGGAGCAAAGGCGGTGTGGATTGCAGACTTCTTCGACGGGGAAAGGCCAAATCTTGTGAGGGGCTGGTGGGTTTTCCCAtctctactctctctctctccccacactGCCCATTTCCTATCTTTTGGG is drawn from Heteronotia binoei isolate CCM8104 ecotype False Entrance Well chromosome 4, APGP_CSIRO_Hbin_v1, whole genome shotgun sequence and contains these coding sequences:
- the LOC132570352 gene encoding protein Wnt-4-like, encoding MCHRQAEAMDTVKRAAEMALEECQHQFGNRRWNCSTLQGLPVFGKVILQGTRESAFVHAISSAGLAFAVTRACSRGELEKCGCDRKIRGVSPEGFQWSGCSDNLSYGLAFSQAFVDGPERSRGASSSRALMNLHNNEAGRKAILSHMKIECKCHGVSGSCEIRTCWKVMSPFRKVGNILRDKFEGATEVHPKRVGSRKLLVPKSSRFKPYGTHDLVYLAASPDFCNWDPHGGIFGTSGRHCNRTSAAMDGCELLCCGRGFRTAQAEVVERCSCKFRWCCAVKCRQCRNSVEVHRCR